The following are from one region of the Staphylococcus argenteus genome:
- a CDS encoding cyclase family protein, with the protein MTQYPLWQQLNTLKQATWVDLTHTFDPEIPRFSEFEKGEVSTLFTVKDHGFYVQRWNIVTQYGTHIDAPIHFVENKRYLEDIDLKELVLPLIVLDFSKEVANNNDFIVTRAYIEAWEKEHGTIEPGTFVALRSDWSKRWPNIEKFENKDANGQQHAPGWGLDALKYLIEERQVEAVGHETFDTDASLDVVKNGDLVGERYILGQDKYQVELLTNLDQLPTRGAIIYAISPKPKDAPGFPVRAFAIKPSNN; encoded by the coding sequence ATGACACAATATCCTTTATGGCAACAATTAAATACTTTAAAACAAGCAACTTGGGTAGATTTAACGCATACGTTTGATCCTGAAATTCCACGTTTTAGTGAATTTGAAAAAGGCGAAGTATCAACTTTATTTACTGTTAAAGATCATGGTTTCTATGTACAACGTTGGAATATTGTAACGCAATATGGCACACATATTGATGCGCCCATACATTTCGTTGAAAACAAACGATATTTAGAAGATATTGATTTAAAAGAATTGGTATTACCTTTAATCGTATTAGACTTTTCAAAAGAAGTAGCGAATAACAATGATTTCATCGTAACACGTGCATATATAGAAGCATGGGAAAAAGAACATGGCACAATTGAACCAGGTACATTTGTTGCTCTTCGCTCAGATTGGTCAAAACGTTGGCCTAATATCGAGAAATTTGAAAATAAAGATGCTAATGGACAACAACATGCACCAGGTTGGGGATTAGATGCTTTGAAGTATTTGATTGAAGAACGTCAAGTTGAAGCTGTTGGTCATGAAACATTCGATACTGACGCATCTCTGGACGTTGTAAAAAACGGCGATTTAGTTGGCGAACGCTATATTCTTGGTCAAGATAAGTATCAAGTTGAGTTGTTAACTAATTTAGATCAATTGCCAACTCGTGGCGCCATCATTTACGCCATCAGTCCTAAACCAAAAGATGCGCCTGGATTCCCAGTTAGAGCATTTGCAATCAAACCATCAAATAACTAA